One window of Streptococcus suis genomic DNA carries:
- a CDS encoding endopeptidase has protein sequence MTRLQDDFYKYVNGEWAKTAVIPDDKPRTGGFSDLADDIEKLMIDTTNAWLAGENVPEDSVLQNFVAFHKQVADYETRDRLGAEPAQALIAEYKSLNSFEEFTSKLAEYELAGKPNLMPFGVAPDFMDATTNVLWADSLGIILPDTTYYEEGHEKGAELLKTWRESQEALLPKFGFSDEEIKDLLDKRLELDATIAKYVLSNEEGSEYAKLYHPYEWADFTALAPELPLDDFFTAILGQTPDKIIVPEERFWQAAKDIYSADNWELLKATLILKAAGAYTAFLSDEIRILSGAYSRALSGTPQAQNQEKAAYNLAQGYFNQALGLWYAGEKFSPEAKADVEAKVAKMIEVYKSRLETADWLAQETRDKAIVKLNVIKPYIGYPEALPERYYKKLLDPSKSLVENAIELNKIDIAHGWSKWNKPVDIKEWGMPAHMVNAYYNPQKNLIVFPAAILQAPFYSLEQSSSANYGGIGAVIAHEISHAFDSNGASFDEHGSLNNWWTEEDYAAFEARTQQVIDQFEGQDSYGAKINGKLTVSENIADLGGIAAALEAAKSEDDFSAEEFFTNFARIWRMKARPEFMQMLASVDVHAPGHLRTNIQLPNFDEFHETFGVQEGDGMWRAKEDRVIIW, from the coding sequence ATGACACGTTTACAAGATGATTTTTACAAATACGTCAATGGTGAATGGGCAAAAACAGCCGTCATTCCAGATGATAAGCCAAGAACTGGAGGTTTTTCAGACCTGGCGGATGATATTGAAAAACTCATGATTGACACGACAAACGCATGGTTGGCGGGAGAAAATGTCCCAGAAGATAGCGTTTTGCAAAACTTTGTAGCCTTCCACAAGCAAGTGGCTGACTATGAAACCCGTGACCGTTTGGGTGCAGAACCTGCCCAGGCCTTGATTGCAGAGTACAAGTCTCTTAACTCTTTCGAAGAATTTACCAGCAAGCTGGCAGAATATGAGTTAGCTGGCAAGCCAAATCTTATGCCATTTGGCGTAGCACCTGACTTTATGGATGCGACCACCAATGTTCTCTGGGCAGATTCTCTAGGCATTATCCTGCCAGATACGACCTACTATGAGGAAGGGCATGAAAAAGGAGCAGAGTTGCTCAAAACGTGGAGAGAGAGCCAAGAAGCCCTCCTGCCTAAGTTCGGTTTCAGTGATGAGGAAATCAAGGACCTCTTGGACAAGCGTTTGGAACTAGATGCCACGATTGCCAAGTATGTCCTGTCAAATGAAGAAGGTTCTGAGTACGCCAAACTTTACCACCCGTACGAGTGGGCAGATTTTACTGCCTTGGCACCAGAGTTGCCTTTGGATGATTTCTTCACAGCGATTTTAGGTCAAACGCCAGACAAGATTATCGTGCCTGAGGAACGTTTCTGGCAGGCTGCCAAGGACATTTACAGTGCGGATAATTGGGAGCTTTTGAAGGCGACCTTGATTTTGAAAGCGGCTGGCGCCTATACTGCCTTCCTGTCGGATGAAATCCGCATTTTATCTGGTGCCTACAGCCGTGCCCTTTCTGGTACACCGCAGGCTCAAAACCAAGAAAAAGCAGCCTACAACTTGGCACAAGGCTACTTTAACCAAGCCCTCGGTCTTTGGTATGCTGGAGAAAAATTCTCACCAGAAGCAAAAGCTGATGTGGAAGCAAAAGTTGCCAAGATGATTGAGGTTTACAAATCTCGCTTGGAAACGGCAGACTGGTTGGCTCAGGAAACGCGTGACAAGGCTATTGTCAAACTCAATGTCATCAAGCCTTATATCGGCTACCCAGAAGCCTTGCCAGAGCGTTATTATAAGAAGCTTCTTGACCCAAGCAAGTCCTTGGTGGAAAATGCTATCGAACTAAACAAGATTGACATTGCTCATGGTTGGAGCAAGTGGAACAAGCCTGTGGACATTAAGGAGTGGGGCATGCCGGCTCACATGGTCAATGCCTACTATAACCCACAGAAGAACTTGATTGTCTTCCCAGCAGCGATTTTGCAGGCGCCATTCTACTCGCTGGAGCAGTCTTCATCAGCTAACTACGGCGGTATTGGTGCTGTCATTGCCCACGAGATTTCTCATGCCTTTGACTCAAACGGTGCTTCCTTTGATGAGCATGGTAGCCTTAATAACTGGTGGACAGAGGAAGACTATGCAGCCTTTGAGGCCCGCACCCAGCAGGTCATTGACCAGTTTGAAGGTCAGGATTCTTACGGTGCCAAAATCAATGGTAAGTTGACCGTGTCAGAAAACATTGCCGACCTTGGTGGGATTGCAGCAGCTCTTGAGGCAGCCAAGTCGGAGGACGACTTCTCCGCAGAGGAATTCTTCACTAACTTTGCTCGCATCTGGCGAATGAAGGCCCGTCCTGAGTTCATGCAGATGTTGGCTAGTGTGGATGTCCACGCACCAGGTCACCTACGCACCAACATCCAGTTGCCAAACTTCGATGAATTCCATGAAACATTTGGCGTTCAAGAAGGAGACGGCATGTGGCGTGCAAAAGAAGACCGCGTGATTATTTGGTAA
- a CDS encoding IS30 family transposase, whose product MHTHYTPKGKHLTIENRRQIERWKGEGKSNREIARLLGKAPQTIHNEVIRGTTLQQVRKGRFKKLYSADYAQNLYEKNRKKSVRKLSLTKELADKIRHYNMEKFSPEMMVRTKDINVGISTIYYWIHKGHLGLTKKDMLYPRKGRTTKKQASPNFKPAGKSIEERPEVINLRLELGHYEIDTVLLTRARNKCLLVLTDRRSRHQIIRLIPNKSAEAVNQALKIVLKEFQIKSITTDNGTEFSRLSEVFLEEYIYYAHPYSSWERGTNENHNRLIRRWLPKGTTKTTPKEVAFIENWINNYPKKCLGYKSPREFLIGG is encoded by the coding sequence ATGCATACACATTATACACCAAAAGGAAAACATTTGACAATCGAAAACCGCAGACAAATTGAACGGTGGAAAGGCGAAGGGAAATCCAATCGGGAAATCGCTCGCTTATTGGGAAAGGCTCCGCAGACCATTCACAATGAAGTGATACGAGGGACGACCCTACAACAAGTCCGAAAAGGTCGCTTCAAAAAACTCTATTCCGCTGATTATGCCCAAAATCTGTATGAGAAAAATCGGAAAAAGTCCGTTAGAAAACTGAGCTTAACAAAGGAACTCGCTGATAAAATTCGGCACTACAATATGGAAAAATTCTCGCCTGAAATGATGGTTAGAACCAAGGACATCAATGTGGGGATTTCAACCATCTACTACTGGATTCACAAGGGGCATCTCGGCTTGACCAAGAAGGATATGCTTTATCCTAGAAAAGGGAGGACTACCAAAAAACAGGCGAGTCCAAACTTTAAGCCTGCTGGAAAGTCAATTGAAGAGCGGCCAGAGGTGATCAATCTTCGACTGGAGCTTGGACACTATGAAATTGACACGGTTCTATTGACGAGAGCGAGAAACAAATGCCTTTTGGTCTTGACGGACAGGAGAAGTCGCCACCAAATCATTCGATTGATTCCAAATAAATCGGCTGAGGCTGTGAATCAGGCCTTGAAAATCGTCTTGAAGGAGTTCCAAATCAAATCCATTACTACAGATAATGGAACCGAGTTTAGTCGCTTGTCAGAAGTGTTTCTGGAGGAATATATCTACTACGCTCACCCTTATTCCTCTTGGGAGAGAGGCACGAACGAGAATCACAATAGGCTTATCCGACGATGGTTGCCGAAAGGAACCACAAAAACGACCCCGAAAGAAGTCGCTTTTATCGAAAATTGGATCAATAACTATCCCAAAAAATGTTTGGGCTACAAGTCACCGAGAGAATTTCTTATAGGTGGCTAA
- the rpsG gene encoding 30S ribosomal protein S7, whose product MSRKNQAPKREVLPDPLYNSKLVTRLINRVMLDGKRGTAASIVYGAFDQIKEATGNDALEVFETAMENIMPVLEVRARRVGGSNYQVPVEVRPERRTTLGLRWLVTIARNRGEHTMVDRLAKEILDAANNTGAAVKKREDTHKMAEANRAFAHFRW is encoded by the coding sequence ATGAGTCGTAAAAATCAAGCGCCTAAGCGCGAAGTATTGCCAGATCCATTGTATAACTCAAAATTGGTAACTCGTTTGATTAACCGTGTTATGTTGGACGGTAAACGTGGTACTGCTGCATCAATCGTTTACGGTGCCTTTGATCAAATCAAAGAAGCAACTGGCAATGATGCACTTGAAGTATTTGAAACAGCAATGGAAAACATCATGCCTGTACTTGAAGTACGTGCACGTCGTGTCGGTGGTTCTAACTACCAAGTCCCAGTTGAAGTTCGTCCAGAGCGTCGTACAACACTTGGTCTTCGTTGGTTGGTAACAATCGCTCGTAACCGTGGTGAGCACACTATGGTAGACCGTCTTGCGAAAGAAATCTTGGATGCAGCAAACAACACTGGTGCGGCAGTTAAGAAACGTGAAGATACTCACAAAATGGCAGAAGCAAACCGCGCATTCGCACACTTCCGCTGGTAA
- a CDS encoding zinc ABC transporter substrate-binding protein, translating to MKKLFLSFALLLSLIGLGACRSTQSPEASDKPRVAVTTSFLNDMVYQLAGDEVERDLLIPAGEDPHLYVAKASDLSKLQKADLVLYHGLHFEGKMVEALEKTGVAVSKNFNAKDLNTMDEDGEEIVDPHFWFSIPLYKSAVVVASEELQKLLPEKAELIQKNTENYLAQLDDLHTWIEKELSVLPAESRYLVTPHDAFNYFAASYDFTLYAPQGISTESEVANSDMIETVNMILEHGIKAIFTESTTSPERMEKLQEAVKAKGGQVAIVSGEGKELFSDSLAPEGEEGATFIDMYKHNVQLIVEHLQ from the coding sequence ATGAAAAAACTGTTTCTTAGTTTCGCTCTGCTATTGTCCCTTATCGGACTAGGAGCCTGTCGTTCAACGCAAAGCCCAGAGGCTTCCGACAAGCCGCGAGTGGCGGTCACGACCTCTTTCCTCAATGACATGGTCTACCAGCTAGCAGGAGATGAGGTGGAGCGGGATCTACTAATTCCAGCGGGGGAAGACCCGCATCTCTATGTTGCCAAAGCCAGCGACCTGTCTAAACTGCAGAAAGCAGACCTTGTTCTCTACCACGGTTTGCACTTTGAGGGCAAGATGGTGGAAGCCTTGGAAAAGACGGGAGTGGCGGTTTCTAAAAACTTTAATGCAAAAGACTTGAATACGATGGATGAGGATGGAGAAGAGATTGTCGATCCGCACTTCTGGTTTTCCATTCCCCTCTATAAATCAGCGGTAGTGGTAGCTTCAGAGGAGTTGCAAAAACTGCTTCCGGAAAAAGCAGAGCTGATTCAGAAAAATACGGAAAATTACCTAGCTCAGTTGGATGACTTGCATACTTGGATTGAAAAAGAGTTGAGTGTCTTGCCTGCTGAGAGCCGTTACCTAGTTACCCCACATGATGCCTTTAACTACTTCGCAGCCAGCTATGACTTTACTCTTTATGCACCGCAGGGCATTAGTACCGAGTCTGAAGTTGCCAACAGCGATATGATTGAAACGGTCAATATGATTTTAGAACATGGTATCAAGGCTATCTTTACCGAGTCAACAACCAGTCCAGAACGCATGGAAAAATTGCAGGAAGCTGTCAAGGCCAAGGGTGGTCAAGTAGCGATTGTAAGCGGTGAAGGTAAGGAGTTATTCTCAGATTCCCTAGCACCAGAAGGGGAAGAGGGAGCAACATTTATCGATATGTACAAGCACAATGTCCAGTTAATTGTGGAGCATTTGCAGTAA
- a CDS encoding metal ABC transporter permease, which produces MFDLLQDYSFWTVALGTLVLALAASQIGTISVLTRQSLIGDSLGHAAYPGIILSYMVFQSRQPLLLLIGAVASGYLSYGLVSWLCRGGQTSRVNALALVSAAFFGLGLVLKQYVQGNEAFQGAAQAGLENYVFGQAAFMQLDDVVLICLVALLALFLFGWHYQSLKLYLFDRQFAKLVGIPVEKIDRMTLFLMMSLIAVGLKVVGAILMSSFLIAPAVFGLLLGKSYGQTLALAAGIAGFSALLGSYVSSVVTGLSTGPAIIVCLSLSSLVAFAYVTYIRKENAGA; this is translated from the coding sequence ATGTTTGATCTGTTGCAGGACTATTCTTTTTGGACGGTAGCTCTGGGAACCCTTGTTTTAGCCTTGGCGGCTAGTCAAATCGGTACCATTAGCGTCTTGACCAGACAGAGTTTAATCGGAGATAGCTTGGGGCATGCGGCCTATCCAGGCATCATTCTGTCCTATATGGTCTTTCAATCACGCCAGCCCCTGCTCCTCTTGATTGGAGCGGTGGCTTCGGGTTATCTGTCCTATGGTCTGGTCAGTTGGCTCTGTCGAGGAGGGCAGACCAGTCGGGTCAATGCCTTGGCACTGGTTTCAGCGGCTTTTTTTGGACTGGGCTTGGTTCTCAAGCAGTATGTTCAGGGCAATGAGGCCTTTCAAGGAGCCGCCCAGGCAGGCTTGGAAAACTATGTTTTTGGTCAGGCTGCCTTTATGCAGCTGGATGATGTTGTATTGATTTGCTTGGTAGCCTTGCTAGCCTTGTTCCTATTTGGCTGGCATTACCAGTCACTTAAGCTTTATCTGTTTGACAGACAATTTGCCAAGCTAGTGGGGATTCCTGTGGAAAAGATTGACCGTATGACCCTGTTTCTGATGATGAGTTTGATTGCGGTTGGTTTGAAGGTGGTTGGGGCCATCCTGATGAGTAGTTTCTTGATAGCTCCAGCTGTCTTTGGCTTGCTTTTAGGAAAGTCCTATGGCCAGACCTTGGCATTAGCAGCAGGAATTGCTGGATTTTCAGCCCTTCTTGGAAGTTATGTGAGTTCGGTGGTGACAGGGTTATCGACTGGGCCGGCTATTATTGTTTGCTTGAGTTTGTCCTCTTTAGTGGCTTTTGCTTATGTGACCTATATCAGAAAGGAGAATGCAGGTGCTTGA
- a CDS encoding metal-dependent transcriptional regulator, translating into MTPNKEDYLKVIYELGQAEQKITNKQIAEKMNFSAPAVSEMLKKMVTEELIEKDKTSGYLLSQVALEMVANLYRKHRLIEVFLVEQLGYSPEQVHEEAEILEHTVSDHFINQLDKLLGYPQTCPHGGSIPKENQLLVERYQTRLSQLTETGSYQLVRIHDFYQLLQYLEQHELAVGDQLLVTAFDQFAQTITIQYKDKELAIPTAIAQELFVEKTNRPA; encoded by the coding sequence ATGACACCAAACAAAGAAGATTACCTGAAAGTCATCTATGAACTAGGACAGGCAGAACAAAAAATAACCAATAAGCAGATTGCTGAAAAGATGAATTTTTCCGCCCCAGCCGTTTCCGAAATGCTGAAAAAAATGGTCACGGAGGAGTTGATTGAAAAGGACAAGACAAGTGGTTATCTCCTCAGCCAAGTCGCCTTGGAAATGGTAGCCAACCTCTACCGCAAGCACCGCCTGATAGAAGTCTTTTTAGTTGAACAGCTTGGCTATTCCCCTGAGCAAGTCCATGAAGAAGCTGAAATTTTAGAACACACCGTTTCAGACCATTTTATCAACCAACTGGACAAACTGCTGGGCTATCCCCAAACCTGCCCACACGGTGGTAGCATTCCCAAAGAAAACCAGTTACTTGTGGAACGCTACCAGACCCGACTGTCTCAGCTGACAGAAACCGGCTCCTACCAACTGGTTCGTATCCATGACTTCTACCAGCTTCTCCAATACCTGGAACAACATGAGTTAGCTGTCGGCGATCAACTACTTGTGACAGCCTTCGACCAGTTTGCCCAGACCATCACCATCCAGTACAAGGACAAAGAACTGGCTATCCCTACAGCCATCGCCCAAGAATTATTCGTAGAAAAAACCAATCGCCCAGCCTAA
- a CDS encoding GIY-YIG nuclease family protein, whose product MNTLTLKDLFHFSDEDLPKVKLRFHVWEGSVDYTKSYYLADKEQVNNWNVFYNPEGKNYFRVGEIVVNFIKVGHNKWLLTTVKEITDQLSVTSGKSYEGKVREEFAAYFDRLIIDFKVGISTVRYFERSAKDIVIRELLPTPWTGDDFPGYDNIRLSYYQLESIFRLQKQDWLTALGNQKAVYLLTDRQTGKNYVGSATSDSGMLLSRWQSYVNNGHGGNKELRQLVKEQGFDYIKANFQYSLLENYNGKVDDHHILERESWWKETLRSRDFGYNAN is encoded by the coding sequence ATGAATACTTTAACCTTAAAAGATTTATTTCATTTTTCTGATGAAGACTTACCCAAAGTAAAGTTGCGTTTCCATGTCTGGGAAGGTAGTGTGGATTATACTAAATCCTACTATCTAGCGGACAAGGAACAAGTAAATAATTGGAATGTTTTTTACAATCCAGAAGGAAAAAACTATTTTCGTGTTGGAGAGATTGTGGTCAACTTTATTAAAGTCGGTCACAATAAATGGTTATTAACAACGGTGAAGGAAATAACAGACCAGCTATCTGTCACCTCTGGAAAGTCTTATGAAGGAAAGGTGCGGGAGGAGTTTGCTGCTTACTTCGATCGCCTGATTATTGATTTTAAAGTTGGGATTTCGACGGTACGCTATTTTGAGCGGTCTGCAAAGGACATCGTTATTCGAGAACTGCTTCCTACACCTTGGACAGGGGATGACTTTCCTGGTTATGATAATATCCGTCTATCTTATTACCAACTGGAGAGTATTTTCCGACTGCAAAAGCAGGATTGGTTAACAGCCCTTGGCAATCAAAAGGCCGTCTATTTATTGACAGATAGACAAACGGGCAAGAATTATGTTGGTTCTGCGACCAGTGATAGCGGCATGCTTTTGTCGCGCTGGCAATCCTATGTCAACAATGGTCACGGTGGAAATAAGGAACTCCGTCAGCTTGTCAAGGAGCAGGGATTTGACTATATCAAGGCCAATTTTCAATATAGCCTTCTGGAAAATTATAATGGAAAAGTAGATGACCATCACATCTTAGAGCGGGAGTCGTGGTGGAAGGAAACCTTGCGGTCAAGAGATTTTGGTTACAATGCCAACTAG
- the rpsL gene encoding 30S ribosomal protein S12, producing MPTINQLVRKPRKSKVEKSKSPALNVGYNSRKKVQTNVSSPQKRGVATRVGTMTPKKPNSALRKFARVRLSNLIEVTAYIPGIGHNLQEHSVVLLRGGRVKDLPGVRYHIVRGALDTAGVNDRKQGRSKYGTKRPKG from the coding sequence ATGCCTACAATTAACCAGTTGGTACGTAAACCACGTAAGTCTAAAGTAGAAAAATCTAAATCACCAGCTTTGAACGTTGGTTACAACAGCCGTAAAAAAGTTCAAACAAACGTTTCATCACCACAAAAACGCGGTGTTGCAACTCGTGTCGGAACAATGACACCTAAAAAACCTAACTCAGCCCTTCGTAAATTTGCTCGTGTACGTTTGAGCAACCTTATCGAAGTTACTGCTTACATCCCAGGTATCGGTCACAACTTGCAAGAACACAGTGTGGTTCTTCTTCGCGGTGGACGTGTAAAAGACCTTCCAGGGGTACGTTACCATATCGTTCGTGGTGCGCTTGATACTGCAGGTGTTAACGATCGTAAGCAAGGCCGTTCTAAATACGGTACGAAACGTCCAAAAGGCTAA
- the fusA gene encoding elongation factor G, with translation MAREFSLEKTRNIGIMAHVDAGKTTTTERILYYTGKIHKIGETHEGASQMDWMEQEQERGITITSAATTAQWNNHRVNIIDTPGHVDFTIEVQRSLRVLDGAVTVLDSQSGVEPQTETVWRQATEYGVPRIVFANKMDKIGADFLYSVSTLHERLQANAHPIQLPIGSEDDFRGIIDLIKMKAEIYTNDLGTDILEEDIPAEYLEQAQEYREKLVEAVAETDEELMMKYLEGEEITNEELKAGIRKATINVEFFPVLCGSAFKNKGVQLMLDAVIDYLPSPVDIPAIKGINPDTDAEEERHASDEEPFAALAFKIMTDPFVGRLTFFRVYSGVLNSGSYVMNTSKGKRERIGRILQMHANSRQEIETVYAGDIAAAVGLKDTTTGDSLTDEKAKVILESIHVPEPVIQLMVEPKSKADQDKMGIALSKLAEEDPTFRVETNVETGETVISGMGELHLDVLVDRMRREFKVEANVGAPQVSYRETFRASTQARGFFKRQSGGKGQFGDVWIEFTPNEEGKGFEFENAIVGGVVPREFIPAVEKGLVESMANGVLAGYPIVDVKAKLYDGSYHDVDSSETAFKVAASLALKEAAKSAQPTILEPMMLVTITAPEDNLGDVMGHVTARRGRVDGMEARGNTQIVRAYVPLAEMFGYATVLRSATQGRGTFMMVFDHYEDVPKSVQDEIIKKNGGNA, from the coding sequence ATGGCACGCGAATTTTCATTAGAAAAAACTCGTAATATCGGTATCATGGCGCACGTTGACGCGGGTAAAACAACGACAACTGAGCGTATTCTTTACTACACTGGTAAAATCCACAAAATCGGTGAAACTCACGAAGGTGCATCACAAATGGACTGGATGGAGCAAGAGCAAGAGCGTGGTATTACAATCACATCTGCTGCGACAACAGCTCAATGGAACAACCACCGTGTAAACATCATCGACACACCAGGACACGTAGACTTCACAATCGAAGTACAACGTTCACTTCGCGTTCTTGATGGTGCGGTAACCGTTCTTGACTCACAATCAGGTGTTGAGCCACAAACTGAAACAGTATGGCGCCAAGCAACTGAATACGGTGTTCCACGTATCGTATTCGCTAACAAAATGGATAAAATCGGTGCTGATTTCCTTTACTCAGTAAGTACACTTCATGAGCGTCTTCAAGCAAATGCTCACCCAATCCAATTGCCAATCGGTTCTGAAGATGACTTCCGTGGTATCATCGACTTAATCAAGATGAAGGCTGAAATCTATACTAACGACCTTGGTACAGATATTCTTGAAGAAGATATCCCAGCTGAATACCTTGAGCAAGCTCAAGAATACCGTGAAAAATTGGTTGAAGCAGTAGCTGAAACTGATGAAGAACTCATGATGAAATACCTCGAAGGTGAAGAAATCACGAACGAAGAATTGAAAGCTGGTATCCGTAAAGCGACTATCAACGTTGAATTCTTCCCAGTATTGTGTGGTTCTGCCTTCAAGAACAAAGGTGTTCAATTGATGCTTGATGCGGTTATTGACTACCTTCCAAGCCCAGTTGACATCCCTGCTATCAAAGGTATCAACCCAGATACAGATGCTGAAGAAGAGCGTCATGCTTCTGATGAAGAGCCATTTGCAGCTCTTGCCTTCAAGATCATGACTGACCCATTCGTAGGTCGTTTGACATTCTTCCGTGTTTACTCAGGTGTACTTAACAGTGGTTCATACGTAATGAACACTTCTAAAGGTAAACGTGAGCGTATCGGACGTATCCTTCAAATGCACGCAAACAGCCGTCAAGAAATTGAAACTGTATATGCTGGTGATATCGCCGCTGCGGTTGGTTTGAAAGATACTACAACTGGTGACTCATTGACAGATGAAAAAGCAAAAGTAATCCTTGAGTCAATCCACGTTCCAGAACCAGTTATCCAATTGATGGTTGAGCCTAAGTCTAAAGCTGACCAAGACAAGATGGGTATCGCCCTTTCTAAATTGGCTGAAGAAGACCCAACCTTCCGCGTTGAAACAAACGTTGAAACTGGTGAAACAGTTATCTCTGGTATGGGTGAGTTGCACTTGGATGTCCTTGTTGACCGTATGCGTCGTGAATTCAAGGTTGAAGCAAACGTAGGTGCTCCTCAAGTATCATACCGTGAAACATTCCGCGCTTCTACACAAGCTCGTGGTTTCTTCAAACGCCAGTCTGGTGGTAAAGGTCAATTCGGTGACGTTTGGATCGAATTCACACCAAACGAAGAAGGTAAAGGTTTCGAGTTCGAGAACGCTATCGTCGGTGGTGTGGTTCCGCGTGAATTCATCCCTGCGGTTGAAAAAGGTCTCGTAGAATCTATGGCGAACGGTGTTCTTGCTGGTTACCCAATCGTTGACGTTAAAGCGAAGCTTTACGATGGTTCATACCACGATGTCGACTCATCTGAAACAGCCTTCAAAGTGGCAGCATCTCTTGCCCTTAAAGAAGCAGCTAAATCCGCTCAACCAACTATTCTTGAGCCAATGATGCTTGTAACCATCACTGCACCAGAAGATAACCTTGGTGACGTTATGGGTCACGTTACTGCACGTCGTGGTCGCGTTGACGGTATGGAAGCTCGTGGTAACACACAAATCGTTCGTGCCTATGTACCACTTGCTGAAATGTTCGGTTACGCAACTGTTCTTCGTTCAGCAACACAAGGTCGCGGTACTTTCATGATGGTATTTGACCACTACGAAGATGTACCAAAATCTGTACAAGACGAAATTATCAAGAAAAACGGTGGCAATGCATAA
- a CDS encoding metal ABC transporter ATP-binding protein, with the protein MEEILRVEDLSLHYGAGQVKALDQVSFQLPKGCRAALVGPNGAGKSSLFKALLGLEKGASGKVSLLGQSEKLDQVIQKNVAYIPQASQVNWQFPARVLDIVLMGRFAHTSGFFRRPSSLDKEKAEQALEEMKISDLRNRQIDQLSGGQRQRVFLARALAQEAELYMMDEPLAGIDQVTEQVIMDCLKKFQQEGKTSLVIHHDLLTLEKYFDYVLWLNGRLVAEGPMNQVDLLQAYQAAFGQEPALFLKEGLGHV; encoded by the coding sequence ATGGAAGAAATACTGAGAGTTGAAGACTTGTCCTTGCACTATGGTGCAGGACAGGTCAAGGCTCTAGATCAGGTCAGTTTTCAGCTACCCAAGGGTTGTCGTGCAGCCCTGGTCGGACCAAATGGTGCAGGGAAATCGAGCTTGTTTAAGGCGCTTTTGGGTCTGGAGAAGGGGGCAAGTGGCAAGGTTTCGCTACTAGGTCAGTCAGAGAAACTGGATCAAGTTATTCAAAAAAATGTTGCCTATATTCCCCAAGCCAGCCAGGTCAACTGGCAGTTTCCTGCAAGGGTTCTGGATATTGTCCTGATGGGGCGGTTTGCCCATACCAGTGGTTTCTTCCGCCGACCAAGTTCTTTGGATAAGGAAAAGGCAGAGCAGGCTCTGGAAGAGATGAAAATCAGTGATTTACGCAATCGGCAGATTGATCAGCTATCTGGTGGTCAGCGACAACGAGTCTTTCTAGCTAGGGCCTTGGCTCAGGAAGCTGAACTCTACATGATGGATGAGCCCTTGGCTGGGATTGATCAGGTGACAGAGCAAGTCATCATGGACTGTTTGAAGAAGTTCCAGCAAGAAGGCAAGACCTCCCTGGTTATCCACCATGACCTTTTGACCTTGGAAAAGTATTTTGATTATGTCCTCTGGCTCAATGGTCGTTTGGTGGCAGAGGGCCCTATGAATCAGGTGGATTTGCTGCAAGCCTATCAAGCTGCATTTGGTCAGGAACCAGCCTTGTTTCTAAAGGAGGGGCTTGGTCATGTTTGA
- a CDS encoding metal ABC transporter permease has protein sequence MLEVLLILLAVGSSCGLIGSILVVRNQAMLADALSHSVLLGIVLGFFVSHSLDSPLLLFGAAVFGLLTVLAIEGLHTRKVAQDAATGLLFTFFFALAVILISLFARNVHLDLDMVLMGEVLFAPLNRLDLFGLSLPLALVKSVGLLLVLLVFFFLNFQALTLYLLDKEQAKLQGIATKRLELGLIFLVSLTTVSSFEAVGSMAVIVFLLAPSMAALPWSKHFCQFLVLGQCCAILMIVLGFGLASWLDLTMSGTCSVMGLLTVCVSFFLKNALKT, from the coding sequence GTGCTTGAGGTCTTATTGATTTTACTGGCTGTTGGTTCTTCTTGTGGCTTGATTGGGTCTATCTTGGTGGTGCGCAATCAGGCCATGCTGGCAGATGCCTTGTCCCACTCGGTTCTGTTGGGGATAGTACTGGGCTTCTTTGTCAGTCACAGCCTAGATTCCCCCCTGCTCTTGTTTGGGGCGGCAGTTTTTGGTCTACTGACAGTTCTAGCGATTGAGGGACTACACACTCGGAAGGTGGCTCAGGATGCGGCGACGGGCTTGCTCTTTACCTTTTTCTTTGCCCTAGCTGTTATTCTCATCTCCCTCTTTGCCCGTAATGTCCATCTGGACTTGGATATGGTTCTGATGGGCGAGGTGCTCTTTGCCCCTCTTAACAGGCTGGATCTCTTTGGTCTATCCCTACCCTTGGCCTTGGTCAAGTCAGTCGGGCTCTTACTGGTCTTGCTGGTCTTCTTTTTCTTGAATTTTCAAGCTCTGACCCTCTATCTCTTGGACAAGGAGCAGGCTAAACTCCAAGGGATTGCCACCAAAAGACTGGAGCTAGGGTTAATTTTTCTAGTTTCCTTGACAACGGTCTCGTCCTTTGAAGCGGTCGGCTCTATGGCGGTCATTGTTTTCTTACTAGCGCCCAGTATGGCTGCTTTACCTTGGTCGAAGCATTTCTGTCAGTTTTTAGTTTTGGGGCAATGCTGCGCCATTCTGATGATTGTTCTAGGCTTTGGGCTTGCCAGCTGGCTTGACCTGACCATGTCTGGAACCTGTTCGGTCATGGGGCTTCTGACAGTCTGCGTCAGCTTTTTCCTAAAAAATGCCCTAAAAACCTAG